The DNA window CGATCAGGGAGCAAGAGGTTTTTTAATTGGCGCTACATCTGGACGAACTACTTTAAATGGAGAAGGATTACAACATGCAGATGGACATAGCCACATCCAATCTTTAGTAATTCCTAATTGTATTTCTTATAATCCAACATATGTATATGAATTAGCCGTTATCATACAGAACGGTTTGCAACGAATGTATGGTATAAATCCTGAAAATATTTTTTATTACATTACTACTTTAAATGAAAATTATTATATGCCATCTATTCCAAGTGGAGTAGAAGAAGGAATTTGTAGAGGTATATATAAATTAGAATCTTTTTATTCTGGAAGTAAAAAAGTCCAATTAATTGGATCAGGTGCAATATTAAGAGAAGTGAGAAAAGCAGCTCAAATTTTATATGAAAAATATAGTATTAGTGTCGATGTGTACAGCGCGACTTCATTGACTGAAATAGCACGTAATGGACAAGACTGCATGAGATGGAATACGTTGCATCCAACGAAAGAACCGCGTATACCATATATTAGTCAAATTATGAACGCCGCTCCCGTTGTAGCATCTACAGACTACATTAAATTATTTGCGGAGCAAATCAGGAATTTTATTCCGTCAAATATTTTCAAAGTATTAGGTACTGACGGATTTGGATGCTCTGATAGTCGAGAAAATTTACGTAAACATTTTGAAATTAATTCAGGATATATTGTTGTTAATGCCTTAAGTGCTTTATATGAAGCACATAGTATAACATCAGAAATTGTAGTGCAAGCAATTAAAACTTTTAATATTGATGTCGATAAAATCAATCCCCGTTTAGTTTAATAAAGGATAACAGATGAATACCGTGGTTAAAATTCCAGATATCGGGATAGAAGATGCAGAAGTAACAGAAATATTAGTAAAAATAGAAGATAAAATTAAGAAAGAACAAGCACTGATTACAGTTGAAGGAGATAAAGCATCTATGCAAATCCCTTCTCCTATCTCAGGGATTTTAAAAAAAATTATGGTAAAAATTGGAGATAAAGTATCTACTAATCAAGAAATTATGTTTTTTGAAAAAACTGATAAAAATGATAAATTTATTGCCAAAAAAATGCTAAAAAAAGTTGAAAAAAAATTACTTGATTCTAAACATGAAGAGTTTAAAAAAATATATGCTAGTGAATTAGGAATATTGAATCGTGCCGAAATTATACGTGTATCAATTCATGAAGAAAATAATATAAAAATTAATTCTCCTATTTTAATTATTCAAGATTGCAAAGGAACTAGAAAAATTTTATCAACAATTTCTGGAATAGTAAAAAATGTTCAAATTAAAGCTGGTGATCACGTTGACCCTGACACATTACTTTATGATATTTATGTTTCTAAAATTTTTGAAAAAAAACCAAAAAATTTGTTAAAAACCATAATTCAAAATAATCAAATATATGCTAGTCCATTAATAAGACGCATTGCATTAAAATATAATATTAATTTATCTCATATACACGGTAGCGGTCGTAAAGGAAGAATTTTACCTACAGATCTTGAGAAATATATTAATATTTATGAAAATAATCAACTGAGTCAAAATACGAAAAATGTTCAAAGTTTTTCAGAAGATTCACAGTACGAAGTATATGGAAAAATTGAAATTCAAGAATTGACGAAAATAAAAAAAGTTTCTGGAAAAAATTTATCTAAAAATTGGAAAAATATCCCACATGTAACACAATTTGATCAGGCAGATATTCATGAATTAGAAATTTTTAGAAAAAATCAAAATATTATATTACAAAAAAAAAATAAAATAAAAATTACAATTTTATCTTTTGTTATTAAAGCTGTTATTGCAACTTTGAAAGAGTATCCTCAATTTAATAGTTCTTTATCTCAAGATCAAAAAAAAATATTTTTGAAAAAATATTTTAATATCGGTATTGCTGTAAATACAGAACAAGGATTAATGGTACCCATAATTTTTAATGCGGATTCAAAAGGGATTCTAGAAATCTCTCAAGAGATATCAAATATTGCAAAAAAAGCTAGATCAGGAATATTGTCCAATAAAGATATGAAAGGTGGATGTTTTACAATATCTAATCTAGGAGGTATTGGAGGAAAAGAATTTACTCCAATTATTAACGCTCCAGAAGTAGCAATTTTAGGAATTTCTCAGGCGAGTATACAAGCTATTTGGAACGGCGATACTTTTGTGCCCAAATTAATGTTGCCATTATCTTTATCTTATGATCATCGCGTCATCGATGGCGTAGAAGGTGCTAAATTTATTAATTTTTTTAAAAACCTTATATCTGATATTAGATTACTAATATTGTGATTTCTATGATTTTTTTAAAAAATTAAATACAATTAACTTTTAATAGAAATTAAGGCTTACATATGAATACAAATGTTATTAAAACCCAAGTTGTAGTGCTTGGATCGGGTCCAAGCGGATATTCTGCTGCATTTCGCTGTGCAGATTTAGGACTAAAAACAGTTTTGATTGAACAATTTTCTGCGTTAGGTGGTGTATGCTTAAATGTTGGATGTATTCCATCTAAGTCATTGTTACATATTGCACAAATTTTAAATGAAACAAAGATGTTAAAAAATGCAGGAATATTATTTAACAAACCTAAAATAGATTTATTTCAAATGAGACAATGGAAATCTGAAATTATCTTAAAACTTACTAATGGTTTGAAATCAATGGCAAATGCTAGAAAAGTCGAAATTATACATGGTTATGGAAATTTTGTAGATTCACATATATTAAGCATAAAAAATCATGAAAAAACAATTACATTAAACTTTGATCAAGCTATTATTGCAGTAGGATCAAAACCAATACAACAAACTCTTATTAAAGAACCAAACGAAAAAATTTGGGATTCTACAGATGCTTTAAAAATTAGTTTTATTCCAAAAAGATTACTAATTGTTGGAGGCGGCATTATTGGTTTAGAAATGGCAACTATTTATCATGCGTTAGGATCAGAAATATATATCTCCGAAATATCTGAACAAATCATTTCTGCAGCCGATTCAGACGTAATAGAGAGTTTTTATAAAAATATAAAACATAAATTTAATATTATGTTAAATACTAAAATTAATAATCTACGCACCTCGAATAATCATGTTCAAGTAGAATTGAATAATACTAAAAATAATAAAATAACAAATATGTCATTTCATGCGGTTTTATTTTCTATAGGTCGTAGTCCAAATTCAAAATTGATTAATGTTCAGGATATTGGAGTAGAAGTAGATAAATCAGGATATATAAAAGTGGATAATCAAATGCGTACCAATATACCACATATTTACGCTATTGGAGATGTTATTGGACAACCTATGTTAGCTCATAAAGGAATGTATCAAGGTCACATAGCAGCAGAAGTTATTTATGGAGAAAAACACTACTTTGATCCTAAAGTAATTCCATCAATTGCATATACTTATCCAGAAGTTTCTTGGGTTGGAATTACAGAAAAAGAAGCAAAAATAAACAAATTATCATATGAATCTTCTACTTTCCCTTGGAGTGCTTTAGGAAGAGCAGTGTCTTCTGGTTACAATGGTATGACTAAATTAATCTTTCATAAAGATACAAAAAGAATTATTGGAGGCGCTGTAGTCGGTTGTAATAGCAGTGAAATTCTCGGCGAAATTAGTTTGGCAATTGAAATGGGTTGCGACGTGAATGATATTGCTTTAACAATTCATGCGCATCCAACGCTACATGAATCTATTGGAAGAGCATCTGAAATGTTTTCTGGAACTATTACTGATTTTTTAAATAAAAAAACTAAAAATATAGTTTAAATTATAATTGGAATAAAAATAATTTAAAAATTTAAATTTTATATTGCTATTGGTGCTTTTATTTTAGGATGATAACGATAATTCATTAAATGAAAATTTTCAAATTTGTAATTAAATAAAGATTTCGGTTTTTTCACTAATGAAATTTTAGGTGATCGAAAAGGTGTACGATTTATTTGTAATTTAGCTTGTTCTAAATGACTTTTATACAAATGTATATCGCCTCCAGTCCAAATTAATTCTCCAATATCAAGATCGCATTGTTGCGCAAACATATGTAATAGCAAAGCATAGCTAGCTAAATTAAATGGCAAACCAAGAAAAATATCACAGGATCGCTGATATACTTGACAAGATAAAGTATCATTCACAACATAAAATTGAAATAAGACATGACATGGAGGAAGCGCCATAAATTTTAAATCGCTAACATTCCAGGAAGAAACTAAGATTCTTCTAGATTCTGGAGTATGCTTTAATTGATACAAAGCAATCGATATTTGATCAATTGTAGAAAAATTATCAACATTCCAAGATCTCCATTGTTTTCCATATATCGGTCCTAAATTTCCTTGGAAATCAGCCCATTCATCCCAAATAGATACTTTATGTTTATTTAAGTACGAAATATTTGTATCTCCATTTAAAAACCATAACAATTCATATACTATTGATTTAAAATGACAATACTTTGTAGTTAACAAAGGAAATCCATGTTTTAAACTTATTCGTATTTGATGTCC is part of the Wigglesworthia glossinidia endosymbiont of Glossina morsitans morsitans (Yale colony) genome and encodes:
- the lpdA gene encoding dihydrolipoyl dehydrogenase produces the protein MNTNVIKTQVVVLGSGPSGYSAAFRCADLGLKTVLIEQFSALGGVCLNVGCIPSKSLLHIAQILNETKMLKNAGILFNKPKIDLFQMRQWKSEIILKLTNGLKSMANARKVEIIHGYGNFVDSHILSIKNHEKTITLNFDQAIIAVGSKPIQQTLIKEPNEKIWDSTDALKISFIPKRLLIVGGGIIGLEMATIYHALGSEIYISEISEQIISAADSDVIESFYKNIKHKFNIMLNTKINNLRTSNNHVQVELNNTKNNKITNMSFHAVLFSIGRSPNSKLINVQDIGVEVDKSGYIKVDNQMRTNIPHIYAIGDVIGQPMLAHKGMYQGHIAAEVIYGEKHYFDPKVIPSIAYTYPEVSWVGITEKEAKINKLSYESSTFPWSALGRAVSSGYNGMTKLIFHKDTKRIIGGAVVGCNSSEILGEISLAIEMGCDVNDIALTIHAHPTLHESIGRASEMFSGTITDFLNKKTKNIV
- the thyA gene encoding thymidylate synthase, encoding MKQYLNLLNFTLHHGFEKKDRTKIGTLSIFGHQIRISLKHGFPLLTTKYCHFKSIVYELLWFLNGDTNISYLNKHKVSIWDEWADFQGNLGPIYGKQWRSWNVDNFSTIDQISIALYQLKHTPESRRILVSSWNVSDLKFMALPPCHVLFQFYVVNDTLSCQVYQRSCDIFLGLPFNLASYALLLHMFAQQCDLDIGELIWTGGDIHLYKSHLEQAKLQINRTPFRSPKISLVKKPKSLFNYKFENFHLMNYRYHPKIKAPIAI
- a CDS encoding 2-oxo acid dehydrogenase subunit E2; the protein is MNTVVKIPDIGIEDAEVTEILVKIEDKIKKEQALITVEGDKASMQIPSPISGILKKIMVKIGDKVSTNQEIMFFEKTDKNDKFIAKKMLKKVEKKLLDSKHEEFKKIYASELGILNRAEIIRVSIHEENNIKINSPILIIQDCKGTRKILSTISGIVKNVQIKAGDHVDPDTLLYDIYVSKIFEKKPKNLLKTIIQNNQIYASPLIRRIALKYNINLSHIHGSGRKGRILPTDLEKYINIYENNQLSQNTKNVQSFSEDSQYEVYGKIEIQELTKIKKVSGKNLSKNWKNIPHVTQFDQADIHELEIFRKNQNIILQKKNKIKITILSFVIKAVIATLKEYPQFNSSLSQDQKKIFLKKYFNIGIAVNTEQGLMVPIIFNADSKGILEISQEISNIAKKARSGILSNKDMKGGCFTISNLGGIGGKEFTPIINAPEVAILGISQASIQAIWNGDTFVPKLMLPLSLSYDHRVIDGVEGAKFINFFKNLISDIRLLIL